In the Oryza glaberrima chromosome 6, OglaRS2, whole genome shotgun sequence genome, one interval contains:
- the LOC127775421 gene encoding amino acid transporter AVT6A-like translates to MGGGVTERLPEGSSEPLLPTKREGGGGGVGEFAGASFAGAVFNLSTTIVGAGIMALPATMKVLGLAPGLVAIVLAALLTDASIELLVRSSRAAGAPSYGAVMGDAFGWWGRRLLQVCVVVNNIGVMIVYMIIIGDVLSGTSSGGEHHYGVLEGWFGPQWWNGRFFVLLVTTLVVFTPLACLKRVDSLSYTSAISVALAVVFVIITAGIAIVKLIKGQIPMPKLFPDVPDLASVWELFTAVPVLVTAYVCHYNVHPIHNELKDPSQIKPIVHISLVLCSTVYITTSFFGYLLFGESTLSDVLANFDSNLGIPYSPMLNDAVRVSYAVHLMLVFPMIFHALRLNLDGLLFSSSSPLSSDNRRFSVMTAVLLLVIFLSANFIPSIWDAFQFTGATAAVCIAFIFPAAITLRDPHSIAKKWDKILSIFMIVLAIVSNVVAVYSDAYSMFHRKSSPSIA, encoded by the exons atGGGTGGAGGCGTCACGGAGCGGCTCCCGGAGGGCAGCAGCGAGCCGCTGCTCCCGACGAagcgggagggcggcggcggcggcgtcggcgagttCGCCGGCGCCTCGTTCGCCGGCGCGGTGTTCAACCTGTCGACCACCATCGTCGGGGCCGGAATCATGGCGCTGCCGGCCACGATGAAGGTGCTGGGCCTCGCCCCGGGGCTCGTCGCGAtcgtgctcgccgcgctcctcaCCGACGCCTCCATCGAGCTGCTCGTCCggtccagccgcgccgccggcgcgccgtcGTACGGCGCCGTCATGGGGGACGCGTTcgggtggtgggggaggaggctgCTCCAGGTCTGCGTCGTCGTCAACAACATCGGCGTCATGATCGTCTACATGATCAtcatcg GTGATGTGCTGTCTGGAACCTCCTCTGGTGGTGAGCACCATTATGGTGTTTTAGAAGGATGGTTTGGGCCACAATGGTGGAACGGGCGTTTCTTTGTCCTCCTGGTTACAACTCTTGTTGTATTTACTCCACTGGCATGTTTGAAGCGTGTCG ATTCACTGAGTTACACATCTGCCATATCCGTTGCTCTGGCAGTTGTATTTGTTATTATTACTGCAGGAATTGCTATTGTCAAGTTGATAAAGGGACAAATTCCAATGCCTAAGTTGTTTCCTGATGTTCCCGACTTGGCATCTGTTTGGGAACTTTTCACAGCAGTGCCAGTTCTTGTCACTGCTTATGTTTGCCATTATAATG TCCACCCAATTCATAACGAGCTGAAGGACCCTTCTCAGATTAAGCCAATAGTACACATATCATTAGTTCTATGCTCAACTGTCTATATCACAACAAGTTTCTTTGGATATCTCCTCTTTGGTGAATCTACGCTGTCTGATGTGCTCGCCAACTTCGACTCCAATCTTGGTATTCCATACAGTCCGATGCTAAATGATGCTGTTAGAGTGAGCTATGCTGTCCACCTTATGCTTGTGTTCCCCATGATATTCCATGCACTACGGCTTAATTTGGATGGGCTTCTCTTTTCCTCATCAAGTCCTCTGTCTTCCGACAACCGAAGATTTTCTGTAATGACAGCGGTACTTCTCCTAGTTATTTTCCTATCAGCGAATTTCATTCCGAGCATCTGGGATGCCTTCCAATTTACTGGTGCAACTGCTGCTGTGTGTATCGCCTTCATTTTTCCAGCCGCGATCACTCTAAG GGATCCACACAGTATAGCAAAGAAGTGGGACAAAATCCTGTCCATCTTCATGATTGTTCTTGCAATTGTATCAAACGTAGTAGCTGTGTATAGCGATGCATATTCAATGTTCCACAGGAAAAGTTCCCCTTCCATAGCCTGA